A single Candidatus Zixiibacteriota bacterium DNA region contains:
- the ribE gene encoding 6,7-dimethyl-8-ribityllumazine synthase yields MSKVIEGTLDAAGLKIGIVVSRFNDLLTNKLTEGAIDCLVRHKANEEDITVVKVPGAFELPYVAARLVEAGNVDAVICLGAVIRGQTPHFDYIAAEVSKGIANLSIQHKTPVIYGLITADTLEQAIERAGTKAGNRGFNAALTAIEMCNLYKQMNI; encoded by the coding sequence ATGTCAAAAGTGATAGAAGGCACACTCGATGCGGCAGGATTGAAGATCGGAATTGTCGTAAGCCGCTTCAACGATCTTCTGACAAACAAGCTGACTGAAGGTGCGATTGACTGTCTCGTCAGGCACAAAGCCAATGAAGAAGACATTACGGTTGTGAAAGTGCCCGGCGCATTCGAGCTGCCGTATGTGGCGGCGAGGCTTGTCGAAGCTGGCAATGTCGATGCCGTGATCTGTCTCGGCGCAGTCATTCGCGGGCAGACACCGCATTTCGATTACATTGCAGCTGAAGTGTCGAAAGGTATTGCAAACCTATCGATACAGCACAAGACGCCGGTTATATATGGTCTCATAACCGCTGACACTCTAGAGCAGGCAATCGAACGGGCTGGCACGAAGGCTGGTAATAGAGGTTTCAACGCCGCTCTGACTGCGATTGAGATGTGCAATCTCTACAAGCAGATGAACATATGA
- the nusB gene encoding transcription antitermination factor NusB → MSKRTHARELVLKCLYAFESLDGDAESVFKQTCADSHLDGTAFEFVSNLFFKIVGEITEIDKKISASAQNWDIKRLAIVDKNIIRIAVCELFFFPDIPAKVSINEAIELAKKYSTLDSASFVNGILDHIYKENAVELENGASA, encoded by the coding sequence ATGAGCAAGCGTACACATGCCAGAGAACTTGTTCTGAAATGTCTCTACGCTTTCGAGAGTCTTGATGGCGACGCTGAGTCGGTGTTCAAACAGACCTGCGCCGACTCACACCTCGATGGCACAGCTTTCGAGTTTGTGTCAAATCTATTCTTCAAGATTGTGGGGGAGATCACAGAGATCGACAAGAAAATCAGCGCGAGCGCGCAGAATTGGGATATCAAACGGCTTGCCATAGTCGACAAAAACATAATCCGGATAGCTGTCTGCGAGTTGTTCTTCTTCCCCGATATCCCGGCGAAAGTATCGATAAACGAGGCGATTGAGCTTGCCAAGAAGTATTCGACTCTGGATTCAGCGTCGTTCGTCAACGGCATTCTGGATCATATATACAAAGAGAATGCCGTCGAACTGGAGAACGGCGCGAGCGCGTAG